The following proteins come from a genomic window of Anaerobutyricum hallii:
- the guaB gene encoding IMP dehydrogenase — MGKIIKEAITFDDVLLVPGYSEVIPNEVNLETKLTNKIKLNIPFMSASMDTVTEHQMAIAMARQGGIGIIHKNMSIEAQAEEVDKVKRSENGVITDPFYLSPEHTLQQAEDLMAKFRISGVPITENGKLVGIITNRDLKFETNFNKKIKESMTSEGLVTAKEGITLEEAKQILGKARKEKLPIVDDNFNLKGLITIKDIEKQIRYPYSAKDSNGRLLCGAAVGCTPDILNRVDELVKSHVDVIVIDTAHGHSANVLKTFALVKEKYPDLQVIAGNIATAEGTKAMIECGVDAVKVGIGPGSICTTRVVAGIGVPQVTAVMDCYEMADKYNIPIIADGGIKFSGDVTKAIAAGANVVMLGGLLAGCDESPGEFELYQGRKYKVYRGMGSLAAMENGSKDRYFQANAKKLVPEGVEGRVAYKGKVEDTIFQLVGGLRSGMGYCGAKTIQELKEKGQFVKITAASLKESHPHDIHITKEAPNYSVE; from the coding sequence ATGGGAAAAATCATTAAAGAAGCGATTACATTTGATGATGTATTATTAGTTCCAGGATATTCAGAAGTTATTCCGAATGAAGTTAATCTGGAGACAAAGCTTACAAACAAGATTAAGTTAAACATTCCATTTATGAGTGCCAGCATGGATACAGTTACAGAGCATCAGATGGCAATTGCTATGGCACGTCAGGGAGGAATTGGTATTATTCATAAGAATATGTCCATTGAAGCCCAGGCAGAAGAAGTAGATAAGGTAAAGCGTTCAGAGAACGGTGTTATTACAGATCCTTTCTATCTATCCCCGGAACATACTTTACAGCAGGCAGAAGACCTGATGGCGAAGTTCCGTATCTCAGGTGTTCCGATTACAGAGAACGGCAAGTTAGTTGGAATTATTACAAATCGTGACTTAAAGTTTGAGACAAACTTTAATAAGAAGATTAAAGAGTCTATGACTTCTGAAGGTTTAGTTACCGCAAAAGAAGGAATTACATTAGAAGAAGCAAAACAGATTCTCGGTAAAGCAAGAAAAGAGAAGTTACCTATTGTAGATGATAACTTTAACTTAAAAGGCTTGATCACAATTAAGGATATTGAGAAACAGATTCGTTATCCATATTCCGCTAAAGACAGCAACGGACGTCTTCTTTGTGGTGCGGCAGTAGGATGTACACCAGATATCTTAAATCGTGTAGATGAGCTTGTGAAGTCTCATGTAGATGTTATCGTTATTGATACAGCACATGGACATTCAGCTAACGTATTAAAGACATTTGCTTTAGTAAAAGAGAAGTATCCTGACTTACAGGTTATTGCAGGTAACATCGCAACAGCAGAGGGAACAAAGGCTATGATCGAATGTGGTGTTGATGCTGTTAAGGTAGGAATCGGACCTGGTTCTATCTGTACAACACGTGTTGTTGCTGGTATCGGTGTTCCTCAGGTTACTGCTGTTATGGATTGCTATGAGATGGCAGATAAGTATAATATTCCAATTATTGCAGATGGTGGAATTAAGTTCTCTGGTGATGTTACAAAGGCGATTGCAGCAGGAGCGAACGTTGTTATGCTTGGTGGACTTCTTGCAGGATGTGATGAGAGTCCGGGAGAGTTTGAATTATATCAGGGAAGAAAATATAAAGTATATCGTGGAATGGGCTCACTGGCAGCTATGGAGAACGGAAGTAAAGACCGTTACTTCCAGGCTAATGCGAAGAAGTTAGTACCGGAAGGTGTAGAAGGCCGTGTAGCTTATAAAGGTAAAGTGGAAGATACCATCTTCCAGCTTGTTGGAGGATTACGTTCCGGTATGGGATATTGCGGAGCAAAGACGATTCAGGAATTAAAAGAAAAGGGACAGTTTGTAAAGATTACAGCAGCTTCCTTAAAAGAAAGTCATCCTCATGATATTCATATCACAAAAGAGGCACCAAACTATAGTGTAGAATAA
- the gltA gene encoding NADPH-dependent glutamate synthase, producing the protein MAKKNMSLTKVPMPEQAPDVRNKNFDEVALGYTAEMAMEEATRCLNCKNKPCVGGCPVNVPIPGFIEKVAEGDFEAAYEIITSENALPAICGRVCPQENQCEGKCVRGIKGQPVAIGRMERFVADYHMEHAAPVKAEIKKNGKKVAVVGSGPSGITCAGELIKKGYDVTVFEALHKAGGVLSYGIPEFRLPKALVAREIKSVEDLGVDIETNVIVGRSVTIDELMEDGYEAVFVGSGAGLPRFLNIPGENLLGVYSANEFLTRVNLMKGYKFPEVPTPVKVGKRVAVVGAGNVAMDAARTAKRLGAEEVYIVYRRSEEEAPARLEELHHAKEEGIIFKFLNNPAAIVGDDNGWVKGMEIIKQELGEPDASGRRRPVPVEGSNYILDVETVIVAIGQSPNPLIRHTTPGLECQKWGGIIVNEETMESSKENVYAGGDTVTGAATVILAMGAGKKAAAAIDEKLSSK; encoded by the coding sequence ATGGCAAAGAAGAATATGAGTCTGACAAAGGTTCCAATGCCGGAACAGGCACCAGACGTAAGAAATAAAAACTTTGATGAGGTTGCTCTTGGTTATACTGCTGAGATGGCGATGGAAGAAGCAACAAGATGTTTAAACTGTAAGAATAAACCTTGTGTAGGCGGATGTCCGGTAAATGTACCAATTCCAGGATTTATCGAGAAAGTAGCAGAAGGAGACTTTGAAGCTGCTTATGAGATCATCACAAGTGAAAATGCACTTCCTGCAATCTGTGGACGTGTATGCCCACAGGAGAACCAGTGTGAAGGTAAATGTGTGCGTGGTATCAAGGGACAGCCGGTAGCCATCGGACGTATGGAGCGTTTCGTTGCAGATTATCATATGGAACATGCTGCACCAGTAAAGGCAGAGATTAAAAAGAACGGTAAGAAGGTTGCTGTAGTAGGTTCTGGTCCATCCGGAATCACCTGTGCAGGCGAGCTGATTAAGAAAGGTTACGATGTAACAGTATTTGAAGCTTTACATAAAGCCGGTGGTGTTTTAAGCTACGGTATTCCTGAATTCCGTCTGCCTAAAGCCTTAGTTGCAAGAGAGATCAAGAGCGTAGAAGATCTTGGTGTAGATATCGAGACAAACGTAATCGTTGGACGTTCTGTGACAATCGATGAACTGATGGAAGACGGTTACGAGGCAGTATTCGTAGGAAGCGGTGCAGGTCTGCCAAGATTCTTAAATATTCCGGGAGAGAACTTACTTGGAGTATACTCCGCTAATGAGTTCCTTACTCGTGTAAACCTTATGAAAGGTTACAAGTTCCCAGAAGTTCCAACACCAGTAAAGGTTGGAAAGAGAGTTGCCGTAGTAGGTGCTGGTAACGTAGCTATGGATGCAGCAAGAACAGCAAAACGTCTTGGTGCAGAAGAAGTTTATATCGTATACCGTCGTAGCGAAGAAGAAGCTCCTGCCCGTTTAGAAGAGCTTCATCACGCAAAAGAAGAAGGAATCATCTTTAAGTTCTTAAATAACCCTGCTGCGATCGTTGGTGATGATAACGGCTGGGTAAAAGGAATGGAGATCATCAAACAGGAACTCGGCGAGCCAGATGCATCTGGAAGAAGACGTCCTGTACCGGTTGAAGGCTCTAACTACATCCTTGATGTTGAGACAGTAATCGTTGCGATCGGCCAGAGCCCTAACCCATTAATCCGTCACACAACACCAGGTCTTGAGTGCCAGAAGTGGGGTGGAATCATCGTAAACGAAGAAACAATGGAATCTTCCAAAGAGAACGTTTACGCTGGTGGAGACACTGTAACAGGAGCTGCTACAGTAATCCTTGCTATGGGAGCTGGAAAGAAAGCTGCCGCTGCAATTGATGAGAAATTGTCAAGTAAATAA
- a CDS encoding sulfide/dihydroorotate dehydrogenase-like FAD/NAD-binding protein, whose translation MYKIVKKETLNSVVELMEIHAPFVARKCEPGQFIILRVDEDGERVPLTIADYDREKETVTIIYQILGYSTTLLSQKKEGEYLADFVGPLGVPASLEKRENKVIGVAGGVGAAPLYPQLRKLAENGTKVDVIIGGKSKEYVLWADKFREFCENVYIATDDGSEGTKGFVTTVLQDLLDKGEVYDECIAIGPLIMMKNVVNVTKPADLHTMVSLNPIMIDGTGMCGGCRVTIGGETKFACVDGPDFDGFLVDFDECMKRQGMFKEEEHECKMMALGGEA comes from the coding sequence ATGTACAAAATCGTAAAAAAAGAAACGCTCAACAGCGTTGTAGAACTGATGGAAATCCATGCTCCTTTCGTAGCACGTAAATGTGAGCCTGGACAGTTCATCATTCTTCGTGTGGATGAAGATGGTGAGAGAGTACCACTTACTATCGCAGATTATGACAGAGAAAAAGAGACTGTTACTATTATCTATCAGATTTTAGGATATTCAACAACTCTATTAAGCCAGAAGAAAGAAGGCGAGTATCTGGCAGACTTTGTAGGTCCTCTCGGAGTACCTGCATCTCTTGAAAAGAGAGAGAACAAAGTCATCGGTGTTGCCGGTGGTGTTGGAGCTGCCCCTCTGTATCCACAGCTTCGTAAGTTGGCTGAGAACGGAACAAAAGTAGATGTTATCATTGGTGGTAAGAGCAAAGAGTACGTTTTATGGGCTGATAAGTTCCGCGAATTTTGTGAGAATGTTTATATAGCAACAGATGACGGAAGTGAAGGAACAAAGGGATTTGTTACAACGGTTCTTCAGGATCTTTTAGATAAAGGAGAAGTTTATGATGAGTGTATCGCTATCGGACCACTGATCATGATGAAGAATGTTGTGAATGTTACAAAACCTGCTGATCTTCATACAATGGTATCTTTGAACCCGATCATGATTGACGGAACAGGAATGTGCGGTGGATGTCGTGTTACGATCGGCGGAGAGACAAAGTTTGCCTGTGTAGACGGACCGGACTTTGACGGATTCCTTGTAGACTTTGATGAATGTATGAAGCGTCAGGGAATGTTTAAAGAAGAAGAACACGAATGTAAGATGATGGCACTGGGAGGAGAAGCATAA
- a CDS encoding glutamine--tRNA ligase/YqeY domain fusion protein, with product MRMEEKEKVSKNFIEMAIDKDLEEGVYDHVMTRFPPEPNGYLHIGHAKSILLNYGLAQKYHGKFNLRFDDTNPTKERMEFVESIKKDVQWLGADYEDRLFFASNYFDQMYEAAVSLIKKGKAYVCDLSAEEIREYRGTLKEPGKESPYRNRSVEENLELFEKMKNGEFADGEKVLRAKIDMAAGNINMRDPILYRVAHMTHHNTGDKWCIYPMYDFAHPIEDAIEGVTHSICTLEFEDHRPLYDWVVKEVGFEQPPRQIEFAKMYLTNVITGKRYIKKLVEDGVVDGWDDPRLVSIAALRRRGFTPDAIRTFIELAGVSKAQSSVDYAMLEFCIRDDLKLKKSRVMAVLDPVKVVITNYPEGQIEYLDVENNKENEELGSRKVAFGRELYIERDDFMIDPPKKYFRMYPGNEVRLMNAYFVKCTDYITDENGKVTEIHCTYDPETKSGSGFTGRKVKGTIHWVCADECVDAEVRLYENIVDEEKGVYNEDGSLNLNPNSLTILPECKLEAGLKDSKAYDSFQFVRQGYFCCDAKDSTEDHLVFNRVVSLKSSYKPKK from the coding sequence ATGAGAATGGAAGAAAAAGAAAAAGTATCGAAAAATTTTATAGAGATGGCGATTGATAAAGATTTAGAAGAGGGTGTGTATGATCATGTCATGACCAGATTCCCTCCGGAACCAAACGGATATCTTCATATCGGACATGCAAAGTCTATTTTATTAAACTATGGGCTGGCACAGAAGTATCATGGCAAGTTTAATCTGCGTTTTGATGATACGAATCCTACAAAAGAAAGAATGGAATTCGTAGAATCTATTAAGAAAGATGTGCAGTGGTTAGGGGCAGATTATGAAGACAGACTGTTTTTTGCATCCAACTACTTTGATCAGATGTATGAGGCAGCCGTTTCTTTGATTAAGAAAGGAAAAGCATATGTCTGTGATCTGTCCGCAGAAGAAATTCGTGAATACAGAGGAACATTAAAAGAACCTGGGAAAGAAAGCCCATATCGTAACCGTTCTGTAGAAGAGAATCTTGAACTTTTTGAAAAGATGAAGAATGGTGAATTTGCAGATGGAGAGAAAGTACTTCGAGCAAAGATTGATATGGCTGCCGGTAATATTAACATGAGAGATCCGATTCTCTACCGCGTTGCACATATGACACATCATAATACAGGAGATAAATGGTGTATTTATCCAATGTATGATTTTGCACATCCAATTGAAGATGCAATCGAGGGTGTAACACATTCTATCTGTACGCTGGAATTTGAAGACCACAGACCTCTTTACGACTGGGTTGTAAAAGAAGTTGGTTTCGAACAGCCTCCAAGACAGATTGAATTTGCAAAAATGTATTTGACCAATGTAATTACCGGAAAGCGCTACATTAAAAAGTTAGTAGAAGATGGTGTCGTAGATGGATGGGATGATCCACGTCTCGTATCCATCGCAGCTCTTAGAAGAAGAGGTTTTACCCCGGATGCTATCCGTACTTTTATTGAGCTTGCAGGTGTTTCTAAAGCACAGAGTTCTGTAGATTATGCGATGTTAGAATTTTGTATTCGTGATGATTTAAAACTTAAGAAGTCTCGTGTGATGGCAGTTCTTGATCCTGTAAAGGTTGTTATTACAAACTATCCGGAAGGACAGATTGAGTACCTGGATGTAGAGAATAATAAAGAGAATGAGGAGTTGGGAAGTCGTAAAGTTGCCTTTGGTCGTGAACTTTATATCGAAAGAGATGATTTTATGATTGACCCTCCAAAGAAATATTTCCGTATGTATCCGGGCAATGAAGTTCGTCTTATGAATGCTTATTTTGTAAAATGTACAGATTACATTACAGATGAGAACGGCAAAGTGACAGAAATCCACTGTACGTATGATCCGGAAACAAAGAGCGGAAGCGGATTTACCGGACGTAAAGTAAAAGGAACGATTCACTGGGTATGTGCAGATGAATGTGTAGATGCAGAAGTTCGTTTATATGAGAACATTGTGGATGAAGAGAAGGGTGTTTACAATGAGGATGGAAGTCTTAATTTAAATCCAAATTCTCTGACGATTCTTCCGGAATGTAAGTTAGAAGCTGGTCTGAAAGATAGCAAGGCTTATGATAGTTTCCAGTTTGTAAGACAGGGATATTTCTGCTGTGATGCAAAAGACAGTACAGAGGATCATTTGGTATTTAACCGAGTTGTTTCTCTGAAGAGCTCTTATAAACCCAAAAAATAA
- a CDS encoding cell wall hydrolase yields the protein MNRKKHGNYRHILLVLVLWLFWFQNVSASQMLFPFVADDWISFEGRTFLQLQQEKKQTEIKKQRNHKKSNEKSNKISNKKKVKETMAVPVKYDNEISAGDRQILYKVVSMECDTGYEGSLAVISCMLNRLESDKYPDDLMDVVREKAQFSAYYDKKTETYPYIDRKPSQECIQAVDDALAGKKRNLPSYIMYFRASSYKKLKGYKKYGQIGDNTYFYKEEDR from the coding sequence ATGAATAGAAAAAAACATGGGAATTACAGGCATATTTTACTGGTGTTAGTGTTGTGGCTTTTTTGGTTTCAGAATGTCAGTGCATCACAGATGCTTTTTCCATTTGTAGCGGACGACTGGATTTCTTTTGAAGGGCGTACTTTTTTACAGCTTCAGCAAGAGAAAAAACAGACAGAAATAAAAAAGCAGAGGAATCATAAAAAAAGTAATGAGAAAAGTAATAAAATAAGTAATAAGAAAAAAGTAAAAGAGACGATGGCGGTTCCGGTAAAATATGATAATGAAATCAGTGCCGGTGACCGCCAGATTCTTTATAAAGTGGTTTCTATGGAATGTGATACAGGGTACGAAGGTTCGTTAGCGGTGATTAGCTGTATGTTAAATCGTTTAGAATCTGACAAATATCCGGATGATTTAATGGATGTAGTGAGGGAAAAGGCACAATTTAGTGCATATTATGACAAAAAAACTGAGACATATCCATATATAGACAGAAAGCCATCTCAGGAATGTATACAGGCGGTAGACGATGCGCTTGCCGGCAAAAAAAGAAATCTGCCTTCTTATATCATGTATTTTCGTGCTTCTTCGTATAAAAAGCTGAAAGGTTATAAGAAATATGGGCAGATTGGAGACAATACTTACTTCTATAAAGAAGAAGACCGTTGA
- a CDS encoding BglG family transcription antiterminator: MKNLFGDNRQANILSVLRKSSTLNIETLAERFGVSERTVRNDIKDINKELKNSGLIEINQGKCGLRVFDTRDFQNAYARIIETDDLMNSSHKRQEYVFAKLMRAMEPVLTDDLAYEMNIGRSTLISDLKKLRQTMEDYELEIVGKTSKGLALAGSELNIRKFVMENLFDSIYQNYPQDELMLKGIREALAEQNFEESTQKMFENYMTLMFDRFLTGHIITRMPEKYYNLVSRNSFSFVNQLIDNLSKEFYIEIPIEEKIFVFLPIIGMRTPADSKNMYSIELDEKIQPLLKKIVEGIRLELNISIDPHEFAEKFMYHIMFMINRLRYNVHIDNPMFEDIHYKYPLAFKMSEIAARVIGEEAEVAVTQAELGYLAAYFGVFLEVNTLNQKQQKIAVISDKGRVTAQLFAVQIRKVVDSSSQLDILAPSEAVSDILDQYDIVICTTEHMIECECPVIYIHEIFDENELKNKLRQAKFCKGTDAVILDDNWYVMANILKEDTFFNLSEQKDYISALDQMMDTLCQNGYVDEDFKERVWEKESKSSMIIDNIAIPHAVQKAGDAIVLSVGVFREPMPYKNDNIQVVFLLALPEEIRDENLLICVYDEIMSLVKNDELIEKITHSGNYIDFMKVLYKRN; encoded by the coding sequence ATGAAAAATTTATTTGGTGACAACAGACAGGCTAACATCCTGTCTGTTTTGCGAAAAAGTTCTACATTAAATATTGAGACACTGGCAGAACGATTTGGCGTGAGTGAGCGTACAGTTCGGAATGATATAAAAGACATTAACAAAGAATTAAAAAACAGTGGCCTGATAGAAATTAATCAGGGAAAGTGCGGTCTTAGAGTGTTTGATACGAGAGACTTTCAAAATGCGTATGCCCGTATTATAGAAACAGATGATTTGATGAATTCTTCCCACAAGAGACAGGAGTATGTTTTTGCGAAGCTTATGAGAGCGATGGAGCCGGTACTTACAGATGACCTTGCTTATGAGATGAACATAGGGCGAAGTACATTAATCAGCGATTTAAAAAAGCTTCGCCAGACAATGGAAGACTACGAGCTTGAGATTGTTGGAAAGACCAGTAAGGGATTAGCTCTTGCCGGTTCGGAACTTAATATTCGAAAGTTTGTTATGGAGAATCTTTTTGACTCTATTTATCAGAATTATCCCCAGGATGAATTGATGCTAAAGGGGATCAGAGAAGCGCTGGCTGAACAGAATTTTGAAGAATCAACACAGAAAATGTTTGAGAACTATATGACATTAATGTTTGATCGTTTTCTTACGGGACATATCATTACCCGTATGCCGGAAAAGTATTATAATTTAGTATCAAGAAACAGTTTTTCATTTGTGAATCAGTTAATTGATAATCTTTCAAAAGAATTTTACATTGAAATTCCAATAGAAGAAAAAATATTTGTTTTTCTGCCGATCATTGGTATGCGTACACCTGCAGACAGTAAAAATATGTATAGCATAGAACTCGATGAGAAGATTCAGCCATTACTGAAAAAGATTGTAGAGGGGATTCGTCTGGAATTAAATATTTCAATCGATCCTCATGAATTTGCAGAGAAGTTTATGTATCATATTATGTTTATGATAAACAGGCTTCGTTATAATGTACACATTGATAATCCGATGTTTGAAGACATTCATTACAAATATCCGCTTGCATTTAAAATGTCAGAAATAGCGGCGAGAGTAATCGGTGAGGAAGCGGAAGTTGCAGTGACACAGGCAGAACTTGGGTATCTGGCAGCTTATTTTGGGGTGTTCCTTGAAGTAAATACTTTGAATCAAAAGCAGCAAAAGATTGCAGTGATCAGCGATAAGGGAAGAGTTACAGCACAGTTATTTGCTGTGCAGATTCGTAAAGTAGTTGACAGCAGCAGTCAGCTTGATATACTGGCACCGTCTGAAGCAGTCAGTGATATTCTTGATCAGTATGATATTGTAATCTGTACAACGGAGCACATGATAGAATGTGAATGTCCGGTTATTTATATTCATGAGATTTTTGATGAGAATGAACTGAAAAACAAGCTTCGCCAGGCGAAGTTTTGTAAAGGAACAGATGCGGTGATTCTTGATGATAATTGGTATGTAATGGCTAATATTTTAAAAGAAGATACCTTTTTTAATCTTTCAGAACAAAAAGATTATATTTCCGCTTTAGACCAGATGATGGATACTCTTTGTCAAAATGGATATGTTGATGAAGACTTCAAAGAACGGGTATGGGAAAAAGAATCGAAATCCAGTATGATCATTGACAATATTGCGATTCCTCATGCTGTACAAAAGGCAGGAGATGCCATTGTGTTATCTGTGGGAGTATTTCGTGAGCCGATGCCATATAAAAATGACAATATTCAAGTTGTGTTTTTGCTGGCGCTCCCGGAAGAAATTCGAGATGAAAATCTTTTGATCTGTGTCTATGATGAGATTATGTCACTTGTAAAAAATGATGAGCTCATTGAAAAAATTACGCATTCAGGGAATTATATTGATTTTATGAAGGTATTATATAAAAGAAATTAA
- a CDS encoding PTS glucitol/sorbitol transporter subunit IIA → MAIIYENKVKELGKDIMMMNGGDFIIIFGDSAPAELRDYCYSVDVNPINGEIKAGQTLKIDENEYKITCVGEEAPVTLAGLGHCTIRFNGMTEAELPGTLYVEEKPVPEIKIGTTIQIIE, encoded by the coding sequence ATGGCTATAATTTATGAGAACAAAGTAAAAGAACTTGGAAAAGATATTATGATGATGAATGGAGGAGACTTCATTATTATTTTTGGAGACAGTGCTCCGGCAGAATTAAGAGATTATTGTTACTCTGTTGATGTGAATCCGATTAATGGAGAAATCAAGGCAGGACAGACATTAAAAATTGATGAAAATGAATATAAGATTACCTGTGTCGGAGAAGAGGCACCGGTAACACTCGCAGGTCTGGGTCATTGTACGATCCGCTTTAATGGCATGACAGAAGCAGAACTTCCGGGAACTCTTTATGTAGAGGAAAAACCAGTTCCGGAAATCAAGATCGGTACAACAATCCAGATTATAGAATAA
- the srlE gene encoding PTS glucitol/sorbitol transporter subunit IIB: MSELRAIRIERGPQGFGGPLIIRPTEQKNKVMYITGGGTAPECLKKIVELSGMTPVDGFHGSAPEEELAMVIVDCGGTLRCGIYPQKRIPTVNVMPVGKSGPLANFITEDIYVSAVTSKQISLADEADVEEAAKSVETSEKKEEKTVKFNADQKVSETLAAQENKSIITKVGLGVGKFVNTFYQAGRDAIQTCITTLLPFMAFVSLLVGIINGSGFGNAFAKLLTPLAGNVFGLVALGVICSIPGLSALLGPGAVIAQIVGTLIGTEIGKGNIAPQLALPALFAINCQGACDFIPVGLGLAEAEPETIEVGVLSVMYSRFLTGWIRVLIAYAASFGLYA; this comes from the coding sequence ATGTCAGAATTAAGAGCAATCAGAATAGAAAGAGGCCCACAGGGATTTGGCGGACCGTTGATCATCCGTCCAACAGAACAGAAAAATAAAGTTATGTATATTACCGGTGGTGGAACTGCACCGGAATGTCTGAAGAAAATCGTAGAACTTAGTGGAATGACACCAGTAGATGGTTTCCATGGTTCAGCACCAGAAGAAGAACTTGCTATGGTTATCGTAGACTGTGGAGGAACATTACGCTGTGGTATTTATCCACAGAAAAGAATTCCAACAGTAAACGTTATGCCGGTAGGTAAATCAGGACCACTTGCAAACTTTATCACAGAAGATATCTATGTATCTGCTGTTACATCCAAACAGATTTCTCTTGCAGATGAAGCAGATGTAGAAGAAGCTGCAAAGTCTGTAGAGACTTCTGAGAAGAAGGAAGAAAAAACAGTGAAGTTTAATGCAGATCAGAAAGTATCAGAAACACTTGCTGCACAGGAAAACAAATCTATCATCACAAAAGTAGGTTTAGGTGTTGGTAAGTTTGTAAATACATTTTATCAGGCAGGTCGTGATGCGATTCAGACATGTATCACAACACTTCTTCCGTTCATGGCATTTGTATCTTTGTTAGTAGGTATCATTAACGGTTCTGGTTTTGGTAATGCATTTGCAAAATTACTGACTCCATTAGCAGGAAATGTTTTTGGACTGGTTGCTCTTGGTGTCATTTGTTCTATTCCTGGATTATCTGCATTACTTGGACCTGGAGCGGTTATTGCACAGATTGTTGGTACATTGATCGGAACAGAAATTGGAAAAGGAAACATTGCTCCTCAGCTTGCACTTCCAGCACTTTTTGCAATCAACTGCCAGGGTGCATGTGACTTTATTCCAGTAGGTCTTGGACTTGCTGAAGCAGAGCCTGAAACAATTGAAGTTGGTGTACTTTCCGTTATGTATTCCAGATTTTTAACAGGCTGGATTCGTGTATTAATTGCATATGCAGCAAGTTTTGGATTATACGCTTAA
- the srlA gene encoding PTS glucitol/sorbitol transporter subunit IIC: MNILVKLASGFMNLFTLGGEQFVSWVTGIIPTVLMLLLLMNAIIALAGNESVNKLAKVCTKNPILRYLVLPFVSAFMLGNPMALSMGKFMPEFYKPAYYASATYHCHTNNGIFPHINASELFVWLGIANGISALNLDTTPLAVRYLLVGLVANFISGWVTEFTTRYVEKQQGVKLSRTLKA; encoded by the coding sequence ATGAATATTTTAGTTAAATTAGCGTCAGGATTTATGAATCTTTTTACATTGGGTGGAGAGCAGTTTGTAAGCTGGGTTACAGGAATTATTCCAACTGTCTTGATGCTGTTATTATTAATGAATGCGATCATCGCATTAGCAGGAAATGAATCTGTAAATAAACTTGCAAAAGTATGTACAAAGAATCCGATTCTTCGTTATCTGGTACTTCCATTTGTATCTGCATTTATGTTAGGTAACCCAATGGCTCTTTCCATGGGTAAGTTCATGCCAGAATTTTATAAGCCAGCATACTATGCATCTGCAACATATCACTGTCATACAAACAACGGTATTTTTCCACACATCAATGCTTCAGAGCTTTTTGTATGGCTTGGAATCGCAAATGGTATCTCTGCATTAAATCTTGATACAACACCATTAGCAGTACGTTATCTTTTAGTTGGTCTTGTAGCAAACTTTATTTCAGGATGGGTGACAGAATTTACTACAAGATATGTAGAGAAGCAGCAGGGTGTAAAACTTAGCCGCACATTAAAGGCATAG
- a CDS encoding transcriptional regulator GutM has translation MIKMALVIGLAFVIQFVLSSFQMKNFNNEFVRMRRKGKVAIGRKSGGFHAGAIVMFRIDDEGIIQESKKIEGTTFLARVKNFPGFEGRYIGELSVDDVEKGHRNLRKAVEDAALTYKKYIAGEEIAQPPSNFQKAGNIVTNLFNRRAGA, from the coding sequence ATGATAAAGATGGCGTTGGTGATTGGACTTGCATTTGTGATCCAATTTGTGTTAAGCAGTTTTCAGATGAAGAATTTCAATAATGAATTTGTCAGAATGAGACGGAAGGGCAAGGTGGCAATCGGCAGAAAGTCCGGAGGATTCCATGCAGGAGCAATTGTAATGTTCCGCATAGATGATGAGGGGATTATTCAGGAATCCAAAAAGATAGAAGGGACAACATTTCTGGCGAGAGTGAAAAATTTTCCGGGATTTGAAGGACGATACATTGGAGAATTATCTGTAGATGATGTAGAAAAAGGTCATCGAAATCTGAGAAAAGCAGTAGAGGACGCAGCGCTGACTTATAAGAAATATATAGCAGGAGAAGAAATAGCACAGCCTCCTTCCAATTTCCAGAAAGCAGGCAATATCGTAACAAATCTATTTAATCGACGCGCAGGAGCGTAA